A stretch of Carnobacteriaceae bacterium zg-C25 DNA encodes these proteins:
- a CDS encoding site-specific DNA-methyltransferase — translation MKKELERLLAQNDTFMVEGVLNKNKLSELARQYNPELLNLLMSDKKISQHFFATLETGVLVFKKDIFLQFLNNKEFLPDSFTAYKTKIGLATGDKYLSENQEVVLNFPYKDCVLEGGQTKDDAKRQEIFFNETLAPTEINRLLDDKVLTNFKRYDETGEHEVEELKDTDNLIIKGNNLIALHSLKKRFAGKVKLIYIDPPYNTGNDSFNYNDSFNHSTWLTFMKNRLEVAKELLSDEGSIWINLDDNEAHYCKILCDEVFGRENFIHNIVWQHRKSVQSDIVVSLSHNHLLVYAKSANNLKLNRSKDVNENAFSNPDNDPRGAWKVTPFDAPNIRPNLTYPITNPNTGETYLPPEGRCWRTTQDEYNRLLQENRIVFGKTGNSKPQAKLFLSEVQAKGVSIKTWWDDCGTATEATKELQKLFEAKNIFSTPKPEKLLQRIIELSTNSNDIVLDYHLGSGTTTAVAHKMNRQYIGIEQMDYIETVSVERLKKVIAGEQGGISKDVNWSGGGSFVYAELKNDAQDFKNQILEATTTEELLELFELAKKSSFLSYRIDPKKLKKAEFEKLSLAEQKQILSEIIDKNNLYVNYADMDDSDYGISAQDKKLNHAFYGKEK, via the coding sequence ATGAAGAAAGAACTGGAACGACTTCTAGCACAAAATGACACCTTTATGGTGGAAGGTGTCCTCAATAAAAATAAACTATCGGAGTTGGCAAGGCAGTATAACCCTGAACTCCTCAATCTCTTAATGAGTGACAAAAAAATTTCCCAGCATTTCTTTGCAACGCTTGAAACAGGTGTTCTCGTCTTTAAAAAAGACATCTTTTTGCAGTTTTTGAACAACAAAGAATTTCTCCCTGACAGCTTTACGGCTTACAAGACTAAAATTGGTCTAGCGACAGGAGACAAGTATCTTTCCGAAAATCAAGAAGTTGTTCTGAACTTCCCCTATAAAGACTGTGTGCTGGAGGGTGGACAAACCAAGGACGATGCCAAACGTCAGGAAATTTTCTTTAATGAAACGCTTGCTCCAACAGAAATCAATCGCCTGCTGGATGACAAAGTTTTAACGAATTTCAAACGCTATGATGAAACTGGCGAGCATGAAGTAGAAGAATTAAAGGATACGGATAATCTCATCATCAAAGGAAATAACCTAATTGCTTTGCATAGTTTGAAAAAACGCTTTGCCGGAAAAGTGAAGTTGATTTATATTGACCCACCTTATAATACGGGGAATGATAGCTTTAATTACAATGATAGTTTTAATCATTCGACTTGGCTAACTTTTATGAAAAATCGGTTGGAAGTGGCAAAAGAATTGTTGAGTGATGAGGGTAGTATTTGGATAAATTTGGATGATAATGAAGCTCACTATTGTAAGATTCTATGCGATGAAGTTTTTGGACGTGAAAATTTTATTCATAATATTGTTTGGCAACACCGAAAAAGTGTACAAAGCGATATTGTTGTTAGCCTGTCGCACAATCATCTTTTAGTTTATGCAAAAAGTGCTAATAATTTAAAATTAAATCGCTCAAAAGATGTTAATGAAAATGCTTTCTCAAATCCTGATAATGACCCACGAGGTGCATGGAAAGTTACACCATTTGACGCACCAAATATTCGCCCAAATTTAACCTATCCAATTACCAACCCAAATACAGGTGAAACTTATTTACCGCCAGAAGGTAGATGTTGGCGAACAACACAAGATGAATACAACCGATTATTACAAGAAAATAGAATTGTTTTTGGCAAAACAGGAAATTCAAAGCCACAAGCAAAATTATTTTTAAGTGAAGTTCAAGCAAAAGGCGTTAGTATCAAAACTTGGTGGGACGATTGTGGAACAGCAACGGAAGCAACCAAAGAATTACAAAAACTATTTGAAGCCAAAAATATATTTTCAACGCCAAAACCCGAAAAATTATTACAACGAATAATTGAATTATCCACCAATTCCAACGACATCGTCCTTGACTATCACCTTGGTTCAGGAACAACCACCGCCGTCGCCCACAAGATGAACCGCCAATATATCGGTATTGAGCAGATGGATTACATCGAAACAGTTTCAGTGGAACGCTTGAAAAAGGTTATTGCAGGTGAACAAGGCGGTATCTCTAAAGACGTCAACTGGTCTGGTGGCGGTAGCTTTGTGTACGCTGAACTGAAAAACGATGCTCAAGATTTTAAAAATCAAATTTTAGAAGCGACAACAACGGAAGAATTATTGGAGCTATTTGAACTTGCGAAAAAATCGTCATTCTTATCTTATCGGATTGACCCTAAAAAGCTAAAGAAAGCTGAATTTGAGAAGCTTTCCTTGGCGGAACAAAAGCAAATTTTGTCTGAAATCATCGACAAAAACAATCTCTACGTGAATTACGCTGATATGGATGACAGCGATTATGGGATTTCTGCTCAGGACAAGAAGCTCAATCATGCTTTCTACGGAAAGGAAAAATAA
- a CDS encoding ATP-binding cassette domain-containing protein yields MSVILQLENIGYTTSNQSFSLQNITFDVHEGEWLSVIGPNGSGKSTLSKIMMGLIDYQSGQLFFQNQVVTSQNFHDYRDQIGYVFQNPDNQFVGITVEEDIAFGLENRQVPSEQMADKIKDILNLVDMTAYAQTAIDELSGGQKQRVALASAMVLNPKVLILDEATTMIDPQSRQELFQVLKKIQVEKGVAIVSVTHDRQELSFSDRIVSLNNGQVIDIIDAKQYQYTAHAGLTKSVVDAVVERFSLFQQQETINLSIESVVNELWTSYIKT; encoded by the coding sequence ATGTCAGTCATATTGCAATTAGAAAATATTGGATACACGACTAGTAATCAGTCATTTTCGTTACAAAATATAACGTTTGATGTGCATGAAGGTGAGTGGTTAAGTGTTATCGGACCCAATGGTTCTGGAAAATCGACACTTAGCAAAATCATGATGGGCTTAATTGACTACCAAAGCGGTCAATTATTTTTTCAAAATCAAGTAGTAACGTCACAAAATTTTCATGACTATCGTGATCAAATTGGGTATGTCTTTCAAAATCCAGATAATCAATTTGTTGGTATTACGGTAGAAGAAGATATTGCTTTTGGATTGGAAAATCGACAAGTGCCTTCCGAACAGATGGCTGATAAAATTAAAGACATTTTAAATTTGGTTGATATGACAGCATATGCTCAAACGGCAATTGATGAATTGTCCGGTGGACAAAAACAACGTGTGGCTTTGGCAAGTGCTATGGTGCTAAATCCCAAAGTTTTAATTTTAGATGAAGCAACAACAATGATTGACCCACAATCTAGACAGGAATTGTTTCAAGTCTTGAAAAAAATTCAAGTGGAAAAAGGTGTTGCGATTGTATCGGTGACGCACGATAGACAAGAGTTGTCATTTTCTGATCGTATCGTTTCATTAAACAATGGACAAGTCATTGACATCATTGATGCCAAGCAATACCAATATACAGCACATGCGGGATTAACAAAATCAGTCGTTGATGCAGTTGTTGAACGATTTTCATTATTTCAACAACAAGAAACGATCAATTTATCAATAGAAAGTGTAGTAAATGAATTATGGACATCGTATATCAAGACGTAA
- a CDS encoding NusG domain II-containing protein produces the protein MLMKQILKYLKRFDYILIITAVLLSFTPTIITTFFLSQQSKNQLIALVKINGDVVDRFVLSDSTPNQEFYYTPNDNQYNIVEIDRHRIRIKEDNSPDQIGVRTGWISQYGQVAVCLPHQLMIEITGEATPDANEMILPLN, from the coding sequence ATGCTCATGAAACAGATTTTAAAATATTTAAAACGATTCGACTATATTTTAATCATAACAGCCGTTCTTTTGTCGTTTACACCGACAATCATCACAACGTTTTTTTTATCACAACAATCTAAAAATCAATTGATTGCACTTGTTAAAATTAATGGTGATGTTGTTGATCGATTTGTCTTATCCGATAGCACACCCAATCAAGAATTTTACTATACACCCAATGATAATCAATACAACATTGTAGAAATTGATCGTCATCGCATTCGCATTAAAGAAGATAATTCTCCCGATCAAATTGGTGTACGTACTGGTTGGATTAGCCAATACGGTCAAGTGGCGGTCTGTTTGCCACATCAGTTAATGATTGAAATTACGGGTGAAGCCACCCCTGATGCTAATGAGATGATCTTACCACTAAATTAA
- a CDS encoding 1,4-dihydroxy-2-naphthoate polyprenyltransferase, with the protein MKKITLPIFLEFVELRTKVASVFPMLIGILWTINHYHTFNWLNTIVFVLAALCFDMCTTAINNTMDYKKAVDEEYKQKDNVIGQFNLNYRQMVTIIFVLLSIAVVLSIVLVFLTDIILLPIGAVCFLIGIFYTFGPIPLSRLPLGEIFSGVTMGFGIFFISIFVQNPSLLMTSAWTETVVHLNLHWKSIVLTFVMSVPLICLIANIMLANNLCDYEQDLRNHRYTLVHYLTPRRSLMLYVILSIVPWIMWAIYILFGYLPIRSAIAFVPMFFLHFPSIKRFCKKQIKKETFVESIKSFVLFSAIYVIILGLDSLI; encoded by the coding sequence GTGAAAAAAATAACGTTACCCATTTTTTTAGAATTTGTGGAATTACGCACTAAAGTAGCGAGCGTTTTTCCGATGTTAATCGGTATTTTGTGGACCATCAATCATTATCACACATTTAATTGGCTCAATACGATTGTGTTTGTGTTGGCGGCGCTTTGTTTTGATATGTGCACGACCGCCATTAACAACACCATGGATTATAAAAAGGCTGTTGATGAAGAATATAAACAAAAGGATAATGTTATTGGTCAGTTCAATTTAAACTATCGGCAAATGGTAACCATCATTTTTGTGTTGCTCAGCATTGCCGTTGTATTGTCCATTGTATTGGTATTTTTAACCGACATTATATTATTACCTATCGGAGCAGTGTGTTTTTTAATTGGTATTTTTTATACATTTGGTCCGATACCACTGTCACGATTACCGTTAGGTGAAATTTTTTCGGGTGTGACAATGGGATTTGGTATTTTCTTTATTAGCATTTTTGTCCAAAATCCAAGTTTACTCATGACATCTGCATGGACAGAAACGGTTGTTCATTTGAATTTACACTGGAAAAGCATTGTATTGACGTTTGTCATGAGTGTGCCGTTAATTTGTTTAATCGCCAATATTATGTTAGCGAATAATCTCTGTGATTATGAACAAGATTTGCGCAATCATCGCTATACACTCGTGCATTACCTCACACCACGTCGCAGTTTAATGTTATATGTTATTTTAAGTATAGTGCCATGGATCATGTGGGCAATTTATATTCTGTTTGGCTATTTACCAATACGTTCAGCCATTGCGTTTGTTCCAATGTTTTTTTTACATTTTCCAAGTATTAAACGTTTTTGTAAAAAGCAAATAAAAAAAGAAACTTTTGTTGAAAGTATCAAAAGTTTCGTCTTGTTTAGTGCTATTTATGTCATTATTTTAGGTTTAGATAGTTTAATTTAG
- a CDS encoding energy-coupling factor transporter ATPase, with protein sequence MDIVYQDVNFSYYGINQTAKSVLKQLNMAIPYHQMTAIIGKTGSGKTTLTKLLNGLEKPHSGKVVFKDSVLTPESSQDEQFLLKKHVGMVFQFPETQLFEKTVLDDVMFGPLNFGYAQEEAKKMAIHALSQVGIDDQFYGQNPLRLSGGQMRKVAIAGVLACDVDVLVLDEPTAGLDSTAKKDLMNLFKTLNETEQKTIVFISHDMNEVSEYADYVAVIQDGACVKLDTTANVFYDDAYSDIDGVVLPETVHFFKKLLERVPNSKKFEALKPVTVKALMSSIEMMKQEETQSNE encoded by the coding sequence ATGGACATCGTATATCAAGACGTAAATTTTTCTTATTATGGCATCAATCAAACAGCCAAAAGTGTCTTAAAACAATTAAATATGGCGATTCCTTATCATCAAATGACGGCAATTATTGGAAAAACGGGTAGTGGTAAAACGACGTTAACGAAATTGTTAAATGGATTGGAAAAACCGCATTCGGGAAAAGTAGTATTTAAAGATAGTGTACTCACGCCAGAAAGTTCGCAAGATGAACAATTTTTACTAAAAAAACATGTCGGCATGGTCTTTCAATTTCCCGAGACGCAGTTATTTGAAAAAACGGTGCTAGATGATGTGATGTTCGGTCCTTTAAATTTTGGGTATGCTCAAGAAGAGGCTAAAAAAATGGCGATACATGCCTTATCACAAGTTGGTATTGACGATCAATTTTATGGTCAAAATCCATTACGGCTATCGGGTGGACAAATGCGAAAAGTGGCAATTGCCGGTGTCTTGGCGTGTGATGTAGATGTTTTAGTGTTAGACGAACCAACGGCAGGTTTAGATTCAACGGCTAAAAAAGACTTGATGAACTTGTTTAAAACGTTAAATGAAACTGAACAAAAAACGATTGTTTTTATTTCTCACGACATGAATGAAGTGAGTGAATACGCCGATTATGTCGCTGTCATTCAAGACGGAGCATGTGTCAAATTAGATACGACCGCCAATGTTTTTTATGATGATGCTTATAGTGATATTGATGGCGTTGTTTTACCAGAAACGGTTCATTTTTTCAAAAAATTGTTAGAACGTGTACCTAATTCTAAAAAATTTGAGGCATTAAAACCCGTTACTGTAAAAGCACTCATGTCGAGTATTGAAATGATGAAACAAGAGGAGACGCAATCAAATGAATAA
- a CDS encoding DEAD/DEAH box helicase family protein → MPFIYETYDTVSRSGFKNFRADLPDYITKNLKYALRPYQEEALGRYLYYKTDKNRAIPEQVLYNMATGSGKTLLMASVILEKYHQGERNFIFFVNNDNILTKTKDNFLESTSGKYLFAEKIVMDGQIVTVREVTDFSDSRDDSINIVFTTIQKLHQDLNTPRENRLSYEQFKDISVVMLADEAHHLNAGLSKSEKDDNTSWTSTIEAIQKTSKKSSIFEFTATIDLTNPTLAQKYEKSLLFKYDLKEFRLDKYSKDVLFHLVDGEVNNRMLQAILISQYRKKIALKNGINLKPLVMFKSQQIAESQENLDAFLGLLDNLTPEDIQAQRNLVSEIDEKSSILKKAFSYFEKADISDSDLVAELQEDFRKERLLLVDGKNKHKDSLHLLNTLEQPANEIRAIFAVDMLNEGWDVLNLFDIVRLYDIRDGKTTKNGFVAGKTTNTEKQLIGRGARYYPFVIGDNLEEKYIRKFDDNENNELRVIEQLHYHSANNPRYISELKQVLRESGIFDDQNLVEHTLKLKESFKKTRTYTDGVVWMNKRLSYEQFLEQRQGSLFDTNFIPKSFEVKLLTHGVRDIEAFDEATYVSESLEVLTFKFGEIIGNHIVRTAINRNKKFSFDHLQKTFVGLSSVSGFIDMLSDIDMRVESQYHLVNDLTPDDKLYITEKLLHHIEKDLIATEEHFFGSETFEQYKIKDLFEDNILRKYTVHHNSQAEFGVSQKNSAETQYFENLDNLDWYAYDDNFGTSEEKLLVRLVKDLMTELEEKWTDIYLLRNEKAVRIYSFDKGQAFEPDFLLFANDKKTGNVSWQIFIEPKGSQFLDANNTFKNGKEGWKQEFLRQISERDEARTLVDDDRYRIVGLPFFNEMVSKDEIKVALRAL, encoded by the coding sequence ATGCCTTTTATTTACGAAACCTATGACACGGTCAGTCGGTCTGGCTTTAAGAATTTTCGAGCAGATTTACCTGACTACATCACAAAAAATTTAAAATATGCTTTACGACCTTACCAAGAGGAAGCACTTGGACGGTATTTATACTATAAAACCGATAAAAATCGTGCTATTCCAGAGCAAGTCCTCTACAACATGGCGACTGGTTCAGGGAAAACACTGTTAATGGCGTCAGTCATTTTGGAAAAGTATCATCAAGGCGAGCGAAACTTTATTTTCTTTGTCAACAACGATAATATTCTGACGAAAACCAAGGATAATTTTTTGGAGAGTACTTCTGGAAAATATCTTTTTGCAGAAAAGATTGTCATGGACGGACAAATCGTGACAGTGCGTGAAGTGACGGATTTTTCAGATAGTCGAGATGACAGTATCAATATTGTTTTTACTACCATTCAGAAACTGCATCAAGACCTCAATACGCCACGAGAAAATCGCTTGTCTTACGAACAATTTAAGGATATTTCTGTCGTCATGTTGGCGGATGAAGCCCACCACTTGAATGCAGGTTTGAGCAAGTCAGAAAAAGATGATAACACGAGCTGGACAAGTACGATTGAAGCGATTCAAAAGACCTCCAAAAAATCGAGTATCTTTGAATTTACGGCAACCATTGACTTGACCAATCCAACGTTGGCACAAAAGTACGAAAAATCTCTCCTCTTCAAGTACGACTTGAAAGAATTTCGACTGGACAAGTATTCGAAAGACGTTCTCTTTCACTTGGTGGATGGCGAAGTGAACAATCGCATGCTTCAAGCTATCCTTATCAGCCAGTACCGTAAGAAAATTGCTCTGAAAAACGGTATCAACCTAAAACCTTTGGTCATGTTCAAGTCACAGCAAATTGCCGAGAGTCAAGAAAATCTGGATGCATTTTTAGGTTTGCTGGATAACCTTACGCCTGAAGATATTCAAGCACAGCGTAATCTTGTTTCAGAAATAGACGAAAAATCCAGTATTTTAAAAAAGGCATTCTCTTATTTTGAAAAAGCGGATATTTCAGATAGTGATTTAGTGGCAGAACTTCAAGAGGATTTTCGGAAAGAACGCCTACTTTTAGTTGACGGAAAGAATAAGCATAAAGATAGTCTTCATCTCCTCAACACCTTGGAACAGCCTGCAAATGAAATCCGTGCGATTTTCGCTGTGGATATGCTCAATGAAGGTTGGGACGTTCTCAATTTGTTTGATATTGTCCGTCTTTATGACATTCGTGATGGTAAAACGACAAAAAACGGCTTTGTTGCCGGAAAAACCACCAACACCGAGAAACAGTTGATTGGACGTGGTGCTCGCTATTATCCTTTTGTGATTGGTGATAATTTGGAGGAAAAATATATTCGTAAGTTTGACGATAATGAGAATAACGAACTCCGTGTTATCGAGCAATTACATTATCATTCTGCGAATAATCCTCGTTATATTTCAGAGCTCAAGCAAGTTTTGCGTGAGTCTGGTATTTTCGATGACCAAAATTTAGTAGAACACACGTTGAAACTCAAAGAATCTTTCAAAAAGACGCGAACTTACACCGATGGCGTCGTCTGGATGAACAAACGTCTCTCATATGAACAATTTCTTGAACAACGTCAAGGCAGTTTGTTTGATACGAATTTCATTCCGAAATCTTTTGAAGTGAAACTCTTAACTCATGGCGTACGAGATATTGAGGCTTTTGATGAGGCAACTTACGTTTCGGAAAGTTTAGAAGTTCTTACCTTCAAATTTGGCGAAATCATCGGCAATCATATTGTTAGAACTGCCATCAATCGCAACAAAAAGTTTTCTTTTGATCATCTTCAAAAGACTTTTGTAGGATTATCGAGTGTCTCTGGATTTATCGATATGCTTTCAGATATTGATATGCGAGTGGAGTCTCAATATCACTTAGTCAATGATTTGACACCAGATGACAAACTTTACATCACGGAAAAACTACTTCATCATATTGAAAAAGATTTGATTGCGACGGAAGAGCATTTCTTTGGTTCAGAAACATTCGAACAGTATAAAATTAAAGACTTGTTTGAAGATAATATTTTGCGGAAATACACTGTTCATCACAACAGTCAGGCAGAGTTTGGTGTGTCGCAAAAAAATTCAGCTGAAACCCAATATTTCGAAAACTTGGATAATCTGGACTGGTACGCTTATGATGATAACTTTGGTACAAGTGAAGAAAAACTTCTCGTTCGTTTGGTGAAGGATTTAATGACGGAACTTGAAGAAAAATGGACGGATATTTACTTGCTTCGAAATGAAAAAGCTGTGCGGATTTACAGTTTTGATAAAGGGCAAGCTTTTGAGCCGGACTTCCTCTTGTTTGCCAATGATAAGAAGACTGGCAATGTTTCTTGGCAAATTTTCATTGAGCCGAAAGGTAGTCAATTCTTGGATGCGAATAACACTTTCAAGAATGGCAAGGAGGGTTGGAAACAGGAATTTTTGCGTCAAATTTCTGAGCGAGACGAGGCAAGAACGCTGGTGGATGATGACCGTTATCGCATTGTCGGCTTGCCGTTTTTCAATGAGATGGTAAGTAAGGATGAGATTAAGGTAGCATTACGGGCACTTTAA
- a CDS encoding DEAD/DEAH box helicase family protein yields the protein MRACCHVATVENKKMPLRTVKCLWDGQLSMQQQEGSHAISHAIDSRQNLLVSAVTGAGKTEMLFESVEKALSSGLRICLATPRIDVLLELVPRFQKAFPNEDIMVLYGNQKETYHFTQFVMATTHQLLKFTHAFQVLIVDEVDSYPFEHNAMLQRRVPMALTDDGVVIYLTATPTPHHEKLMRQNMLNYFELPARYHQHALSVPKCRYIGNYVKHIEKRRMTGWMKLMLNWVKEGKRFLVFCPKIDVMHQLEAWLNELSVTHFESVYAEDALREEKIVQMREGKVQFLLTTTILERGVTFKNIDVIVLGADHRVFSKAALVQIAGRVGRSIEHPTGQVLFWHNGMTKEMKQAVKWINEKNEQAKRRGLIHA from the coding sequence ATGAGAGCGTGTTGCCATGTTGCAACAGTTGAAAATAAAAAGATGCCGTTGCGAACGGTCAAATGTCTATGGGATGGTCAATTGTCAATGCAACAACAAGAAGGCTCACATGCTATTAGCCATGCGATAGACAGCCGTCAAAATTTATTGGTAAGCGCTGTAACAGGTGCAGGAAAAACGGAAATGCTTTTTGAAAGTGTTGAAAAAGCATTATCCAGCGGGTTACGCATTTGTTTAGCAACACCACGTATTGATGTGTTATTGGAACTTGTTCCGCGATTTCAAAAAGCGTTTCCCAATGAAGACATTATGGTATTGTATGGCAATCAAAAAGAAACGTATCATTTTACGCAATTTGTCATGGCAACCACACACCAACTACTAAAATTTACGCATGCTTTTCAAGTGCTCATAGTTGATGAAGTGGACTCCTATCCATTTGAACATAACGCGATGCTCCAACGGCGTGTGCCGATGGCACTCACTGATGACGGGGTTGTGATTTATTTAACGGCTACACCAACACCACATCACGAAAAATTAATGCGTCAAAACATGTTGAATTATTTTGAATTGCCTGCGCGTTATCATCAACACGCACTTAGTGTGCCAAAGTGTCGATATATTGGCAATTATGTGAAACATATCGAAAAAAGACGAATGACTGGGTGGATGAAACTGATGTTAAATTGGGTTAAAGAAGGAAAGCGCTTTTTAGTATTTTGTCCAAAAATTGACGTGATGCATCAGTTAGAAGCGTGGTTAAATGAGTTGAGCGTCACTCATTTTGAAAGTGTGTACGCCGAAGATGCGTTGCGTGAAGAAAAAATTGTACAAATGAGAGAAGGAAAAGTGCAGTTTTTGTTGACCACGACGATTTTAGAACGCGGCGTCACTTTTAAAAATATTGATGTCATTGTTCTCGGAGCAGATCATCGCGTCTTTTCTAAAGCAGCATTAGTACAAATTGCAGGTAGGGTAGGACGGTCGATAGAACACCCGACAGGGCAAGTGTTATTTTGGCATAACGGCATGACAAAAGAAATGAAACAGGCTGTTAAATGGATTAACGAAAAAAACGAGCAGGCAAAAAGAAGAGGATTGATTCATGCGTGA
- a CDS encoding FAD:protein FMN transferase, with protein sequence MKKLFFLLVATLLVGCSTTPQPTALPIEKTPITRSESLLHTVVQLSVYHKNQEAAIQEALDYMSEMEKLFSTNLEGSDVYRINQAAGKEAVKVNDATFELIKKALNMANESHGKFDVSIGAVTNLWRIGDAEYANKPEHENIVKNLALINYKDITLDEANKTVKLEKSGMVIELGGISKGYIADGVKAIFEKHGITTAIINLGGNVVTMGTSPNNEKGWVVGVQDPDEVRGTVVGSVPVQQKAVVTSGIYERYVEVDGVKYHHILDPKTGYPVENNISGVTVITDNSATADGYSTVLFLLGIEEGLKYVDAHDNLEAVFIDKDGGIHLSKGLKSTFELLDKAYHIVE encoded by the coding sequence ATGAAAAAGCTATTTTTTCTTTTAGTGGCGACTCTACTAGTTGGGTGCAGTACAACACCACAACCAACAGCATTACCCATTGAAAAAACGCCAATTACACGTAGTGAGTCGTTGTTGCATACCGTTGTTCAATTAAGTGTTTATCATAAAAATCAAGAAGCAGCGATTCAAGAAGCGCTGGATTACATGAGTGAAATGGAAAAATTATTTTCCACTAACTTAGAAGGTTCTGACGTTTATCGCATCAATCAAGCCGCGGGAAAAGAAGCCGTCAAGGTCAATGACGCTACTTTTGAATTGATCAAAAAAGCATTGAATATGGCAAATGAAAGCCACGGTAAATTTGATGTTTCCATTGGTGCCGTTACAAACTTGTGGCGTATTGGAGACGCTGAGTATGCTAATAAACCGGAACATGAAAATATTGTAAAAAATTTAGCGTTAATTAACTATAAAGATATTACGCTTGATGAAGCGAATAAAACGGTGAAATTAGAAAAATCCGGCATGGTTATTGAACTAGGTGGTATTTCTAAAGGGTATATTGCTGATGGCGTGAAGGCGATTTTTGAAAAGCATGGCATTACAACAGCAATTATCAACCTTGGTGGAAATGTTGTCACGATGGGAACTTCGCCAAACAATGAAAAAGGTTGGGTTGTCGGTGTTCAAGATCCGGACGAAGTGCGTGGGACGGTTGTCGGTAGTGTACCTGTACAACAAAAAGCGGTAGTGACTAGTGGGATTTACGAACGCTATGTTGAAGTAGACGGTGTGAAATACCATCATATTCTTGATCCTAAAACAGGGTACCCCGTTGAAAATAACATTTCGGGTGTAACGGTCATTACAGATAATTCAGCGACGGCAGATGGCTACAGTACCGTGCTATTTTTATTAGGTATTGAAGAAGGTTTAAAATATGTTGATGCACACGATAATCTTGAAGCAGTATTTATCGATAAAGATGGCGGTATTCACTTGAGTAAAGGATTAAAATCAACGTTCGAACTGTTGGATAAAGCCTATCATATTGTTGAATAG
- a CDS encoding energy-coupling factor transporter transmembrane protein EcfT: protein MNKFFLGRYIHFNSLIHHLDARLKLVVTLFLLVMTMIVSSQLGMSLLAFLFVALIYLSKVPLKALYYGLKPILNIILFTTFLQICVVQGGKIYFSLGVVHITSSGLNNAVSTLFRLTSIVVVSTLLTLTTKPIELADAIEFFMWPLRKIINVPLWSLMFSVSIRFIPTLMLELEKIMMAQRSRGVRFESGGMIQRGKAFVPILLPLMVSTYKRAIDLGTAMTARGFNENVRRTKFRQLTWQKQDTIGALISCLVIIGIFFVQ, encoded by the coding sequence ATGAATAAATTTTTTCTTGGACGTTACATTCATTTTAATTCGCTCATTCATCACTTAGATGCACGATTAAAATTAGTCGTTACATTATTTTTACTAGTCATGACAATGATTGTGTCATCACAACTTGGCATGAGTTTATTAGCCTTTCTTTTTGTTGCACTCATTTATTTATCCAAAGTACCATTAAAGGCGCTATATTATGGATTAAAACCAATTTTAAATATCATCTTGTTTACAACGTTCTTACAAATCTGCGTTGTCCAAGGTGGAAAAATTTATTTTTCTTTAGGTGTCGTGCATATCACTAGTTCAGGTTTAAATAATGCTGTATCAACATTATTTCGCTTAACGAGTATTGTTGTTGTTTCAACGCTATTAACGCTAACCACAAAACCTATTGAATTAGCCGATGCCATTGAATTTTTTATGTGGCCATTACGTAAAATCATCAATGTGCCGTTATGGTCGTTAATGTTTTCTGTATCCATTCGTTTTATTCCAACACTCATGCTAGAGTTAGAAAAAATCATGATGGCACAACGTTCACGAGGTGTTCGTTTTGAAAGTGGTGGAATGATACAGCGTGGAAAAGCGTTCGTCCCGATTTTATTACCGCTCATGGTGTCAACGTATAAACGTGCCATTGATTTAGGTACGGCAATGACGGCACGAGGCTTTAATGAAAATGTCCGTCGGACAAAATTCCGACAATTGACATGGCAAAAACAAGATACAATTGGTGCGCTTATTTCATGTTTAGTCATAATTGGCATTTTTTTCGTTCAATAA